DNA sequence from the Rhodothermales bacterium genome:
CCCACTTCCAGGGCTCGACGGCGGCGTCGGCGATACTTCTGTACCCGATCTCTGTGAACAGTACAGGTCTCCCCGCGGAACGGCTTATTGCGGCAAGTTTGTCGATGTGGGTTGCCCAGCCTTTTCGGAGCGCACTTGCCGGGGGTCCGGCCTGATCCGATAACGGGAAGTAGGCTTGCACACCGACGAAATCCAGCTCGGACCAGAATTGAATGTCCTCGAACTCACGATACCAGTTGGCCGCATATGTCAACTTGCCCTGATAGCGTGTCCGAATCTCCTTGATTACGCTTCGCCAGAAGTCGGGCCGGAGTCTTGCCGCGGTGGCGAGCTCGGTTCCGACGACGAAGATGTCAGCCTGAATGGTTTCGGCAAGGCCGGCATAGTGAAGGATGAAGCGGCGGTACTCACTTTCCCACTGTAGCCACTTGTCTTCAGTCTCGAATCCGATCTGGTCGCGTTGCTGACCGTTGGTACTGTGACGTCCTACCCAGATGTGCGGTTTGAGAACGGTGCCCATTCCAAGAGCGCGAGCCTTGATCGCGACGTCAGTGATGCCGGAGTCGCTTTCCGTAAACCACCTCTGATTGGGGTTGAACCGAACGTTCGGGCTGCTGAAAGTTCGCTGGTATCCGAACGGTATCAGAGCTATATGGGAGACGCCCAGTTCATGCAGATCCTCCAGCGTGCCGGGATCGGGCGGCCGGCGCGAACTGTACGTCATGGCTCTAATGCGTTGCGAGGCAACGACGGAAACGATGGCATCGCCCGAGCCTGCCCCGACATCAGTGCAGCCCGTATGAATTGCGACAAACGCAAGAGCCACGAGCGTAGGTAGCCTGCCGGGAGTGTCCATCCAGTTCGTAGCAGTCCGGTGCAGAGTATGCGATTGGTGAGCCGTGCGTGTACTTTATGCGCAGGACCACTTTCGGTTCGATCGTTTCAGTCGCCGTGGTGAGAAAGATGATTGATCGCCGTCAATTCCTGAGCAGAGTGTCCGCACCCATGTTGGTCCTGCCGGCGTTTCGGCCAGCCGCGCTCATCGAGCGGCTGGACACACTGGAATCGTGGTCGGGCACGCCCGAGCAGATTGCCCGGGACGAGGATTTCTGGTCTGAGGTCCAACACGCGTTTACTGTCGACCGATCGCTCGTCAACCTGAACAATGGAGGCGTGAGTCCTTCGCCAGCCATCGTTCAGGAGTCGATGAAGAAGCATCTTGATTTCTCCAACCAGGCGCCGGTCTACAACATGTGGCGGATACTGGAGCCACGAAGAGAGGGAGTCCGGCAGCAAATCGCGCGCTTCTTCAAGTGTGATCCCGAAGAAATTGCGTTGACGCGGAACGCCTCGGAAGGGCTTCAGATCGCGCAGTTCGGATTCGATCTGACGGCAGGAGATGAGGTCCTGACTACGAATCAGGACTATCCCAGGATGATCAACACGTTCCTGCAGCGCCAGCGTCGAGAGGGTATCGTTCTGAAGACGTTTTCGCTCCCCGTCCCTGCGGAGGACGCGGCGGAAGTGGTTCGCCTTTTCGAAGAGCAGATCACCGAGCGGACGCGGCTGATTCTGATGTGCCATGTCATAAATCTGACAGGCCAGATACTGCCTGTTCGAGAAGTGGTCGCGATGGCCAGGCGGAAGGGGATTCCGGTGGTTGTGGACGGTGCTCATTCGTTCGCTCACTTTGAGTTCGCACAGCCCGATCTTGGATGTGACTACTTCGCGACGAGTCTTCACAAGTGGCTACTGGCTCCGCACGGAACGGGATTGCTCTACGTGAAGCGCGATAGAGTCGGGGATCTGTGGCCCCTTCAGGCTGCGGCCGAGAAGCAGGACAATGACATCCGGAAGTTCGAGGAAATCGGTACGCACCCGGCTGCAAACTACCTGTCGATTTCGGAAGCGCTGGCGTTCCATCAGGGCATCGGGTCGAAGCGGAAGCAGGAACGCCTCCGGTATCTGACGCAGTACTGGGCAGAGAAAGTGCTGCCGATTGATGGCGTGCGCCTTCACACGAGTTTGCGTGAGGGTCTGTCTTGCGCCATCGCAACAGTGCAAATCGAGGGCGTCGACTCGGGTGACCTGGCGTCACATCTTTGGACCGAACATCGAATTATCGTAACGCCGATAAAGCATGACGAATTCGAGGGAATCCGCGTGACACCCAACGTCTATACAACGCTGGATGAGTTAGACCGATTCGTAGAATCAATGCAACGTGTTGCCAGACAAGGCGTCGGGAACGCTGGTTCCGGGTAGTGCGCATCACGGAGTGGATCAGCCCTTTATGCAACCCGATCTGCCCGCCCTCCTGCAGGGCGCAGCTCAAGGCTGCAAGTCCTACGGCGAGAAGCGTCGCGATCGTGATTGCCAACGGCCGGGCGAAAGTGATGGTCCAGCCCGGAACGTTCGATTCGGCAGGAAGAGGCGCTCGGCTTAGGAAATGTAACAGAAGATGCCCGCCCACCAGCTCTCCTGTTCACCGGGAGCCCGTATCGCGCCTTTCACGTGTGATCACGGTCTTGACAGACGATCGCCGTGGTTGCGAGGAGACATGCCCCCCGATGATCAAGGCAGTATCCGCACTTATGATCGTACAGCGCTATGTGATGTCATCGTAAGGTAGAGATTCTAGATCGACGTCGATGAAGTCAGGCTCGGGGTCCTCCATAAACTGGACGGCGTTGACGGTGGCATCGCCCTGGATGAACGCCTTAGCAACGCGATGCATGCCGTCCATAATTCGACCGTCAGCCGACAGGATGACAGGATGCCGTAGATCCGTCTCCTGAATGAGCCGTGCATGTTCGGCTACCGCCCGGCATGTGGGAACGCTGCCGTCGGTTTGGAACCAGTAATTCTCATCCAACTCGCGAATACCATCAACGGGCACTTGCTTGCGCGGGAGGTTACGGGAGAGTTCAACGAGACGATGAACGTCCCAGACAAGAGGCCCCCTGGTCGACGGTCGCGAGTGGTACTGCTTCCTCATGGTCGATGGCTCAAAAAAGGGAATAGTGGTTCTCGCCATGCCGCTTGGATGTTCGGGCAGGGGTCGAGGTAGTGAACGATATGGACTGAGGCCAAAGTTTACTGCCGCATCACGGCGTGATTTCCAGGGCTGGGCACATTCCGAATGCGGGCAACGTATTTCGGCGGACCTGGCGGTGAACTCGTCTGCAAGGTCGTCGCGACGTGACCTGATGTCTTCATGCGATGTGCATGCCGACTGGATCCTTCGCGCAGGAGCATCTGGCGGAATTTTCTTGTCGTCAACTTCCCTGGCGGCGTTTTCATCATCGCTGCGAAACTGTCTTTGCGATCTCTTGCAGATATGGAAGCACTTCGTCGGTCCAGTACGGCTCCTGGGTACCCCAGAACAGATAATCCAGTCGCAGTTCGTCCCGCGCGTAGTCAACCAGTTCCGTCACGGTCACGCGCCTGCCGGTTCGCCTATCGCGATCTGCCAGGTTGCCATCTTGAACGGCGACGCCTGCTACAGTATGGTCGGCCCGTCTCGCGATCAAGGGTAAGCTATTCTGACGCTGGAACCAGCGAAGCGGGAGTAGATCGGGACCGCCGACGCCCACCCCGATACTGTCGGCGTGCTCATACACTCCCCGGAGGTAACGGTGATCATCGGCCGGAAGCTCTTCACCCGGCATGAAGTTGGCGTACACGATTACGTCCGACTGGCTGAACGCACGTCGTACCGATGTCATCAGCTCAAGAATGGCTTCGAAATACGCATCGTAACTAAATCCGGCTGGATGGAATTCCCCGCTCCGGCCGAATCCGATTGACGTCTCGGCGAGGTTGATTCCTGCGATGCGCCCGTCGAACTCGGTCGCAAGCGCCTGAAACAACACGTCCATTCGCTCACGTACGGCAGGATCCCAGCGCCGGGCGACCCACCCGTCGACGATCGGCTCGGACTCGTCCGTCTCGAACTCGTACTTCAGTGCGACTCCGCCACCAAACCGTGGGTCCTCGCGCAGGTAGTCGGGAACGTTGACAATGTTCTGATCGAAGGACACGTCCTGAAGCTGCACGAAGAGTTCTTTTCCTGACCTCTTGAGAAACGCCAGATCCTCTCGAATTGAGTGAAAGTCATACTCGCCCTCTGCCGGCTCCAGGTCCCGCCATGTGTACTTGAGCTGGGCTCCGATAATCGATGGGGTTGACAGGAAGACCGGATCTGCAATCTTCTCGCGATCCAAACCGAAGTAAACAAAATGCCTGAGCGAGTCGCCGGCATTCTGGAATGGACTCGCCATAGCGGACGTCGTCGCCATGGTCAAGAACGCTATGCAGGCAAGTTGTCGCATCCGCAGGTCAAGCTCAGTCCGGATTTTCATGAGTCAGGTTGCGGACGCGAGAGCCGACCGAATTGCCCCTTCGAAGTCAGGGCGAACCCGATGTGGATCTCCGGCCGTGACAAATACCGATCCCTGGTCTCACGGTATCAAGTCCAGCGTCACCCTGCTTGTTCGTCGCGGGCTGGTCGGCTGTTCCACATATCCAGTTGCATCCTCCAGCGGCCGTCATCGCCCCGCTTCCATACCACCACGTACTTGCCGTAGATAGGGCCCCAGGATTTGTCTCCATTGATACCGCCGATCTCATAATGTCCGAAGTCTGACGCCATCGATCCTGATACGTCGACCTCGACGGGAATCAGTTTGTGGTGCGTGATACGTCTGTCCTCGGGCAGGGTCCAATACTGCTCGATGGCATTCCGGCCGCGTATGAGTTCAGAGTTTGCTGGAAACAGGACCGCATCATCTGTATAGAGTTGGGTCATGGCGGCGGCGTCGCCAGCGACGAATGCCTGGGAAAACTGGTGGGAGAGCTCTACAAGAGTATCTATGGTCGCTTGCTCGTCCACGGCGTTCGTACCCTCGGTTGCGGGTTGACAGCCAAGGCTGATCATGCAGCAACCAAGGGCGAGGAATCTGTCGAGTTTCATAGATCTATCCACGAGTCTGGGACATCAGGGCTGTTCACAAAAAGGGTCGCACGTTGCGGAGACATCTACGATACAAAAAAGCCCGTTGCCGTTGAGTGTGCATCGGGGAGGTACGGGGATTTCCAGTGTAGCCGGATCCCATGGCTGTTGGTTTGAGGCTCAGGCGGTGGACGATATCGCATACCGAAGGCAGTTACCTGCACGCCCTGTATGCGACTGGCCAGATTGGTCACACACCTCATCCAGGCTGAACGCGCAGTTCTGTTCTGGTGCAACCTATTCAAGCGATATTGGCGCGAACGACGTCCTCAAACTCTCGCGGATGGCTATTTTTCCTCCGCAGAGAAATGGGACAAGCGGCTGCCGTCAGGCCATGGGAAGTATCGCATGAAATACGATGTAGCCATAGTAGGCGGCGGAATCGTGGGACTGGCGACCGCCTATCATCTGGTCCGGACGCACCACGACTGGACGGTCGTGGTTATTGAGAAAGAACCGGAAGTCGCCACCCATCAAACGGGTCGTAATTCCGGTGTGATTCACTCCGGGATTTACTACAGGCCCGGCTCGCTAAAGGCAGAGAACTGCCGGCTTGGTCGCGAAGCTCTCATACGTTTTTGTGAAGAGGAGGGAGTGACCTACGAGGTCTGCGGCAAGGTCATCGTGGCGGTAGACCAGAAAGAACTACCGCAGCTAAACCGTATTCTGGAACGTGGTCGCGAGAACGGCGTGGCGTGCGATTCAATTGGCGCCGACAGGTTGAGAGAATTGGAGCCTCATTGTGCAGGCATCGAGGCAATCAGTGTACCCGGGGCGGGTATCGTCGACTTCGTCGGAATGTCAAAACGGCTGGCGGCTATCATTCTCGAGAAGGGGGGTACGATCCGCACGAGTTCGAAGGTAGTCGGGATGGAAGAACTCAACGATCGGGTTGTCGTGTCGACAGAGGATGGTGACCTTGAGGCGGGCGTAGTCGTCAATTGTGCCGGTCTGTATGCGGATAGAATTGCGCGCATGAGCGGCGTCGATCCCGAAATGCAGGTTGTCCCCTTCCGAGGCGAGTACTACGAACTCGTAAAGGGAGCTCGCCACCTCTGCAGGAATCTGATTTACCCCGTGCCCGATCCTGCTTATCCGTTCCTTGGTGTGCATTTCACCCGCATGTACGACGGGAGTGTAGAGTGCGGACCGAGCGCGGTGATGGCGTTTGCACGGGAAGGTTACCGGTTTGGTGATGTTGATCTTCGCGAGCTTGCCGAGGTCCTGGGATACCGCGGGTTCAGGAGGCTGGCCGCAACGCACTGGAAGACAGGTGCTCGCGAGATGCTGCAGTCACTCAGCAAACGTTTCTACCTGAAGGGCCTCAAGCGACTCATTCCGGAGATCAAGGCAGGCGATCTGAAACCTGCCTCATCCGGCGTACGAGCGCAGGCCGTCCGCGACGACGGATCAATGGTAGATGATTTTTTGATCCTTGAAGACAAGCGGTTCATCAACGTCTGCAGCGCCCCGTCACCGGCCGCGACGGCGTGCCTTAACATTGGCCGGCTTGTCGGGGACAAGATCGCGGCACACACCTGATCGCAGTACTGTCGCGAGTGTTGAGCGCAGTCCAGCGTGCGCGGAGGTGGTCGCCGACGCCCTGGCTACGGATTGGGTTCACGCAAGTCCGTGGCGGATCTCGCCGACGCATTTCACTCCCGGGGAAGATGTGCAGACGGAATCGGCTGGCGTGATTGCTGGACTATTGCAGCACATATCTGACGGCAGCGAGGTGTGCACGCGGAGAATATGCAGGCGTGATCTGCAGCATTATCTTCAACCCCATCAGGGGTTTAAGGGGGTCTGACTGTCGCCCATCTGATTTCACACGCGATCCAGCCGCAACACAACGAGACAGGTCTCCTCGCGAGAGGAGCCCTTGAAAGGTGCCTTCCCGCTATTCAGCCGCCCCGGACTCAACACCGTCGTTGCCACGAACGGTGAAGTAGAGTCCAATCGCAAGCAGCGTGACTTGAAACTCCATCCCCATGTTGCCGATTGAGTTCCAGCCATGCTCGAGATGGACCATGAAGATGGCTCCCAGCATGACTATGACGAAGATCAGACCGGCCAGGCGTGTCATCCAGTCTTTGGAAATACCCCCGACAAGGATCATGGCGGCGGCGATGGTCTCGACCGTTGCCAGCACGGCAATCATCGGCACAGGCATTCCCATCATGCCCGATAAACCTTCGAGATTGGGGAATTTCGTGATCCCGTGGTAAGCGAAAACACTGGCCAGCGCCAGACGCAGAAACCAGTGAGCGTGCGGCGCAAGCGTGCGAAGAAAGGTCATGTGGTGTCCTCCGGGGTATGCTAATAGGTTTTGCGTCAACGGCATCGGCCGTATCCGTGGGTTGGTTGAGGCCGTGGCCGCTTCGTTACAGACGGGCGGACCCGGTGCGTGTCGGAAGAATGTAACGCAACGCGTGCCGACTGTTCTAAGCCATACTCTTTGTTGCACGAGACATTCTGTATCTATGCCAAACCCGGTCGAACGATATGCCCTGTTTTTAACCTTCACCGCCGTAGTGGTCACAGTTGGGGGCCTTTTTGTGTCAACAGCGTCTGCACAATCGGATTATCCTTCGGGATGGGAAACGGACTGGGAGAACCGCTCCGTCGATCTCTCCGAAATCATGTCGGGTGGGGTGCCACGAGATGGAATCCCGTCCATCGACGCGCCACGTTTTGTATCGATTGATGCGGCCGGCAATTGGCTGGGTGATCGTGAGCCCGTGATCATGTTGCAGACCGGTGCAAGTGCCCGGGCGTATCCGCTGCAAATCATGACGTATCACGAGATCGTCAACGATGAGCTTGGAGGCGTTCCTGTGGTGGTCACCTTCTGTCCTCTGTGCTACAGTGCGATCGCCTACAGGCGGACGGTCGGCGAGGAGGTGTATGAGTTCGGGGTATCGGGGATGCTCAGGCATTCCGATCTCATTATGTATGATCGCCAGACGGAATCGCTGTGGCAGCAGATCGACGGGGAGGCTATTGTCGGTGACCTGACGGGTACGTTGCTTGAGCCGTTGCCAGCTCAGATCGTCTCGTTCGCGCAATTCGCGGCTCGCTTCGCGGCCGGATCCGTTCTCTCGCGTGAGACCGGTCACGTTCGCAACTACGGTACCAACCCGTATCGCGGATATGACGACATCGACGAGCGGCCATTTCTCTTTCGGGGTGACATCGATGATCGACTGCCGCCAATGGAGAAGGTTGTCGCGCTGTCGCTTGGCGGAGTGAAAATCGCATATCCGCATTCCGTGACGCGAGATCGAGGTGTGATCAACGATGTGATTTCTGACGTACCTCTCGCCGTGTTTCATGTAGATGGAGCGGTCACGGCGCTGGGCGACGCCGTCATTCGCGATGCCGAGATCATTGGTACCACTGGCGTCTTTGATCGGCGTGTTGATGGGCGCACTCTTTCGTTCGAGTTCAAGGACGGCTCGATCCGCGACGCCGAGACCGGAAGCGTATGGGATGTCACCGGTCATGCCATCTCGGGATCCCTCGTCGGAAGGTCACTCCAGCCGATTGTCCACGGGAATTACTTCTCGTTCGCGTGGTTTGCCTTCCAGCCAGGTTCCCGGGTGTATCGGTAAAGGAATCGTACACGAGCGAGGCTTGCTCAGCACGGTGGCCCGGCAGAACAGGAGACGCCGTATTGATACGCCGACGTGGCCCTGTTGACGCGATGTGCAATCGGATTGAGAAATATTGTCCAGACAAAAAGCGGCCAGAGGATTACATTTATTGGTGTAGGGGATTGCTCCGCAATGCTGTCGGGGTTTCCCCCTCTTCCTTCACCCGAATGTGTGTCGGATTGTTGGATGATGAGTTCTCGTAAACCGGACAGCGACCGTGCTGAATCTGTCCCAGCTGCAAAACCTGAGGCCTGAGCTTCGCGACGATCCCTGGGCTCTGTTTCCCGATCCGGGGTCGCCGGAAGAACTGGATCGCTTTGACACCCTTCAGAAGCGCCTCGCCCTGCTCTGGCAAAAAGTGTTTCCCGATCCCCGCGAGCCACGTTCGGTCGTCGTCATCCCGAGCCTCTCAATGGACTCCGAGGTGCTTGGACGCATCTCCGGCGTCCATCACTACGAGGAGCGCATGCTGTTCATGCTCATGCTGCTCCGACTCCCGACAACACACCTCATCTACGTCACGAGTGAGCCGATCGCGCCCACAATAATTGACTACTACCTGAACCTGCTCCCTGGAATTCCGGCAAGCCACGCGCGCAACAGACTTACGCTACTCAGCTGCTTCGATTCCTCCGGGAAGCCGCTCACGCAAAAAATCCTGGAACGGCCGAATCTGCTGAAGCGAATCATGCAGGCCATTCCCGATAACAAGACTGCGCATCTCACTTGTTTCAATGCAACCGTCCTCGAGCGAACGCTTGCCGTGCGACTGGATATTCCGCTCTACGCCTGCGATCCGGATCTCTGCTGGCTGGGTTCCAAAAGTGGAAGCAGGAAAATCTTCCGAGATGCAGGGATTCTCATGCCTGATGGTTTTGAAGACCTGAAGTCGAAGCACGAACTCACTCTGGCGATCTCGGAACTCAAGGAGAGGAATCCGGCTCTCCGACGAGTAGTCATCAAGCTGGACGAAGGTTTTTCGGGTGAGGGGAATTCGACGTTCTGGCTCGAAGACGCTCCAAAGTCCGGTCTTCGATCATGGGTCAACGAGGAACTACCGCGCCGGACGCGCTTCGAGGCGATCGGCGAAACGTGGCCGCATTACCTGTCGAAGTTCGAGGAAATGGGCGGCATCGTCGAAAGCTGGATCGACGGTGAGAACAAGCGCTCGCCATCGGTGCAGTGTCGCATCGACCCGCTCGGAGCCACTTCAGTCATCTCGACTCATGATCAAGTTCTTGGCGGCGATTCCGGCCAGATATTTCTCGGCTGTGCATTTCCCGCAGACCCCGAATACCGTCTCGAGGTTCAGGGCATCGGAGTGAAGGTCTCGCAGGCGCTCAAAGAATATGGAGTCACGGGCAGATACAGTGTCGACTTCATCTCTGTCAAGGACGGTGAGGATTGGAATCACTACGCCATTGAGATTAATCTGAGGAAAGGTGGTACGACTCACCCGTTTCTGATGCTTCAGTTTCTGACAGACGGCCGGTACCAGTCAGATACAGGATTGTATCTCACACCGACTGGCCGTGAGCGATACTATTATGCATCGGACAATCTATGCAGCGACGACTATCGGGGATTTACGCCGGCCGACTTGATCGACATAGCAGTTGAACACGGCCTTCACTTCCATGGCGGCACCCAGCGTGGCGTTGTGTTTCACCTCGTGGGCGCCCTGTCCGAGTACGGGAAGCTGGGCGTAGTCTGTATCGCTGATAACCCGATCAGCGCCAGGGCTCTGTACGACGATACCGTCGAAGTCCTCAACTTCGAGGCCGGGAAGCAGTCTGCCTATCGGAAGTCACTGCGCCTTGAGGAACTCACAGCGGAGTCCGTTCCGTCGGGATAGCTTCGATGCCGATTAGGGATCCTGACTCGGCAGTCTCCCACACAATACGCAGCCGCGGCAAATCGTTGTCATCTCCGGTGGCTGTTCGTTTCTTGCCTCTCCGGCAGAATGTGGCGAATATGGGCGGCCGAAAACGCAGGTCATCTGTAAACCACGCTGTATTTCTAATCTTCCTGTCCCTCACATTCGGCTATGAAACCGCAACATCCTGTGCTTATTCTGTTGGTGCTTTTCGCCGGACTATCGCTGTTCTCCGGGGTGACACCTGACATGAAAGATGACTATGATCAGTTGTGGGCCAGGGTAGACTCACTTCAGGAACAGGGACTCCCGCGATCGGCGTGGGAAGTCGTGGATCGTATCATTTCTCTGGCGCGTGACGAGCAAAACGATCCGCAGCTCTTGAAGGCGTTGCTGCATCGGTCCAAGTACGTCGCTGCACTCGAAGAAGACGAAATCAATCGGATCGTATCAGATCTGAAGATCGAAGTCGAACGAGTGTCGGCACCGTCGTCCGCCGTGCTGCATTCGATCCTCGGCGAAATCTACTGGCGGTACTACCAGTCGAATCGCCACATGTATCTGGATCGAACCGCTACGAGTGGCATTGCGGAGGATGATGTTACGACCTGGGACCAGCGCAAGATTGTGGGAGCAGCGGTAGGTGAATTCGCACGTTCGGTTCAAGACATCTCAACGCTGTCGGCTATTCCGGTCGCGGAGTACATCGTTCTTCTTCAGTCGAACGGTCGCGACAGACTGCTTCGGCCCACCCTGTACGACTTCCTTGCACACCGTGCGCTGGACGTGTTCGAGAATTCCGAGGCGGGTCTGGCGGAGCCGCTCGAGCCGTTTCGCTTCAACGATCCGCGGTTCATGGGAACCGCTGAAGGATTTGTGGGACTGGAGATTGAGAGCCCAGACTCCCTTTCAACGGAGTATCTCGCAATTCGCCTGTA
Encoded proteins:
- a CDS encoding aminotransferase class V-fold PLP-dependent enzyme; translation: MLVLPAFRPAALIERLDTLESWSGTPEQIARDEDFWSEVQHAFTVDRSLVNLNNGGVSPSPAIVQESMKKHLDFSNQAPVYNMWRILEPRREGVRQQIARFFKCDPEEIALTRNASEGLQIAQFGFDLTAGDEVLTTNQDYPRMINTFLQRQRREGIVLKTFSLPVPAEDAAEVVRLFEEQITERTRLILMCHVINLTGQILPVREVVAMARRKGIPVVVDGAHSFAHFEFAQPDLGCDYFATSLHKWLLAPHGTGLLYVKRDRVGDLWPLQAAAEKQDNDIRKFEEIGTHPAANYLSISEALAFHQGIGSKRKQERLRYLTQYWAEKVLPIDGVRLHTSLREGLSCAIATVQIEGVDSGDLASHLWTEHRIIVTPIKHDEFEGIRVTPNVYTTLDELDRFVESMQRVARQGVGNAGSG
- a CDS encoding DUF4440 domain-containing protein translates to MKLDRFLALGCCMISLGCQPATEGTNAVDEQATIDTLVELSHQFSQAFVAGDAAAMTQLYTDDAVLFPANSELIRGRNAIEQYWTLPEDRRITHHKLIPVEVDVSGSMASDFGHYEIGGINGDKSWGPIYGKYVVVWKRGDDGRWRMQLDMWNSRPARDEQAG
- the lhgO gene encoding L-2-hydroxyglutarate oxidase, encoding MKYDVAIVGGGIVGLATAYHLVRTHHDWTVVVIEKEPEVATHQTGRNSGVIHSGIYYRPGSLKAENCRLGREALIRFCEEEGVTYEVCGKVIVAVDQKELPQLNRILERGRENGVACDSIGADRLRELEPHCAGIEAISVPGAGIVDFVGMSKRLAAIILEKGGTIRTSSKVVGMEELNDRVVVSTEDGDLEAGVVVNCAGLYADRIARMSGVDPEMQVVPFRGEYYELVKGARHLCRNLIYPVPDPAYPFLGVHFTRMYDGSVECGPSAVMAFAREGYRFGDVDLRELAEVLGYRGFRRLAATHWKTGAREMLQSLSKRFYLKGLKRLIPEIKAGDLKPASSGVRAQAVRDDGSMVDDFLILEDKRFINVCSAPSPAATACLNIGRLVGDKIAAHT
- a CDS encoding DoxX family protein; translation: MTFLRTLAPHAHWFLRLALASVFAYHGITKFPNLEGLSGMMGMPVPMIAVLATVETIAAAMILVGGISKDWMTRLAGLIFVIVMLGAIFMVHLEHGWNSIGNMGMEFQVTLLAIGLYFTVRGNDGVESGAAE
- a CDS encoding DUF3179 domain-containing protein, whose amino-acid sequence is MPNPVERYALFLTFTAVVVTVGGLFVSTASAQSDYPSGWETDWENRSVDLSEIMSGGVPRDGIPSIDAPRFVSIDAAGNWLGDREPVIMLQTGASARAYPLQIMTYHEIVNDELGGVPVVVTFCPLCYSAIAYRRTVGEEVYEFGVSGMLRHSDLIMYDRQTESLWQQIDGEAIVGDLTGTLLEPLPAQIVSFAQFAARFAAGSVLSRETGHVRNYGTNPYRGYDDIDERPFLFRGDIDDRLPPMEKVVALSLGGVKIAYPHSVTRDRGVINDVISDVPLAVFHVDGAVTALGDAVIRDAEIIGTTGVFDRRVDGRTLSFEFKDGSIRDAETGSVWDVTGHAISGSLVGRSLQPIVHGNYFSFAWFAFQPGSRVYR
- a CDS encoding carboxylate-amine ligase, whose translation is MDSEVLGRISGVHHYEERMLFMLMLLRLPTTHLIYVTSEPIAPTIIDYYLNLLPGIPASHARNRLTLLSCFDSSGKPLTQKILERPNLLKRIMQAIPDNKTAHLTCFNATVLERTLAVRLDIPLYACDPDLCWLGSKSGSRKIFRDAGILMPDGFEDLKSKHELTLAISELKERNPALRRVVIKLDEGFSGEGNSTFWLEDAPKSGLRSWVNEELPRRTRFEAIGETWPHYLSKFEEMGGIVESWIDGENKRSPSVQCRIDPLGATSVISTHDQVLGGDSGQIFLGCAFPADPEYRLEVQGIGVKVSQALKEYGVTGRYSVDFISVKDGEDWNHYAIEINLRKGGTTHPFLMLQFLTDGRYQSDTGLYLTPTGRERYYYASDNLCSDDYRGFTPADLIDIAVEHGLHFHGGTQRGVVFHLVGALSEYGKLGVVCIADNPISARALYDDTVEVLNFEAGKQSAYRKSLRLEELTAESVPSG